From the genome of Acidobacteriota bacterium, one region includes:
- a CDS encoding penicillin acylase family protein codes for MQISRRTLATLVLATMCAGLAAAQAPSRNEILWDKYGVPHIYGRDAGAVFYGYGYAQAQSHADEILRLYGESRGRGAEYWGEAYEATAVWLLKNDVPARSRVWYDAQQPAFKANLDAFAKGMNDYAAAHPNSIDSAVKVVLPVSGVDVVAHAHRLMNFVYVASPNLGGEGDAPADEYQGEDGSNTWAISGKKTASGKTMLLQNPHLSWLTNYFTYYEAHLVGPDFEVYGATQIGLPIIRFAFNQQMGISNTVNGMVGATTYQLTTRDGGYVFDGKVVPFTTRTTSYQLRQANGTVVDKTLEIKSTVHGPVFERRDGTVTALRVAGLDRPAMLHQYFDMVTAKNYAAFTAAMKRLQVPTFNISYADRDGNVEYIFNGIAPKRKSGDLEFWRGLVPGDSSEYLWTEVHAYEDLPRVTNPPAGFVQNSNDPPWFPSWPTPIKAADYPPYLAPQGPESMRAQNALKMIAEHEQITFEKFVALKLSTRSLLADRTLPDLIAAATADTSADMQAAVTLLSEWDRLYSKDNRAGLLFEEWARLFAGNGFTGVANYAVPFDGARATSTPSGIKDPAAAVEMLRKAIAETKKKYGALDRVFGDVSRFKLGDVDVPGDGHVGGLGPFRVHTWGPLDAAGKRYPQHGETWVGMIEFTTPVKAYGLMTYGNSRQPGTKHRSDQIAHSSRHEFRELWLQRTQIEANTIATTALKP; via the coding sequence ATGCAGATCTCGAGACGCACCCTCGCCACGCTGGTGCTGGCGACCATGTGTGCCGGCCTGGCGGCGGCGCAGGCGCCGTCCCGGAACGAAATCCTCTGGGACAAGTACGGGGTCCCCCACATCTATGGGCGCGACGCGGGCGCGGTGTTCTACGGCTACGGCTACGCGCAGGCGCAGAGCCACGCCGACGAGATCCTCCGGCTCTACGGCGAATCGCGCGGACGGGGTGCGGAGTACTGGGGCGAGGCGTATGAAGCGACCGCCGTGTGGCTGCTCAAGAACGACGTGCCGGCGCGATCGCGGGTTTGGTATGACGCCCAGCAGCCGGCGTTCAAGGCCAACCTCGACGCGTTTGCCAAGGGCATGAACGACTACGCCGCGGCCCACCCGAACTCAATCGACTCCGCAGTCAAGGTCGTGCTGCCAGTCAGCGGCGTGGATGTCGTGGCGCACGCGCACCGGTTGATGAATTTCGTCTACGTCGCCTCACCAAACCTGGGTGGCGAAGGCGACGCACCTGCGGATGAGTACCAGGGTGAGGACGGCTCGAACACCTGGGCCATCTCGGGCAAGAAGACCGCCAGCGGCAAGACCATGCTGCTGCAGAACCCGCACCTGTCGTGGCTGACCAACTACTTCACCTACTACGAAGCGCACCTGGTCGGTCCTGACTTCGAAGTCTATGGCGCCACGCAGATCGGCCTGCCGATCATCCGCTTCGCCTTCAACCAGCAGATGGGCATTTCGAACACCGTCAACGGCATGGTGGGCGCCACCACCTACCAGCTGACCACGAGAGACGGCGGATACGTGTTCGACGGCAAGGTGGTCCCGTTCACGACCAGGACCACAAGCTACCAGCTGCGCCAGGCCAACGGGACGGTCGTGGACAAGACGCTGGAGATCAAGTCCACCGTGCACGGTCCGGTCTTCGAGCGACGCGACGGCACGGTCACGGCGCTGCGCGTGGCCGGCCTGGATCGGCCCGCCATGCTGCACCAGTACTTCGACATGGTGACGGCGAAGAACTACGCGGCGTTCACCGCCGCCATGAAGCGGCTGCAGGTGCCAACCTTCAACATCAGCTACGCCGACCGCGACGGCAACGTCGAGTACATCTTCAACGGCATCGCCCCGAAGCGGAAGTCGGGCGACCTCGAGTTCTGGCGCGGCCTGGTGCCCGGCGACTCGTCCGAGTACCTCTGGACCGAGGTGCACGCCTACGAGGACCTGCCGCGCGTGACCAACCCGCCGGCCGGCTTCGTCCAGAACTCCAACGATCCGCCGTGGTTCCCGTCGTGGCCGACGCCGATCAAGGCCGCCGACTACCCGCCGTACCTGGCACCGCAAGGTCCCGAGTCGATGCGCGCCCAGAACGCGTTGAAGATGATTGCCGAGCACGAGCAGATCACGTTCGAGAAGTTCGTCGCGCTGAAGCTCTCGACCCGCTCGCTGCTCGCCGACCGCACGCTCCCCGACTTGATTGCGGCGGCCACGGCCGACACCAGCGCGGACATGCAGGCGGCCGTGACGCTGCTGTCGGAATGGGACCGCCTCTACTCGAAGGACAATCGCGCCGGCCTGCTATTCGAGGAATGGGCGCGGCTGTTTGCCGGCAACGGCTTCACGGGCGTCGCCAACTACGCCGTGCCGTTCGATGGCGCGCGCGCGACGTCAACCCCCTCGGGCATCAAGGATCCCGCGGCGGCGGTTGAGATGCTGCGGAAGGCCATTGCCGAGACCAAGAAGAAATACGGCGCCCTCGATCGCGTGTTCGGCGACGTGTCGCGCTTCAAGCTGGGTGATGTCGATGTGCCTGGCGACGGCCACGTCGGCGGCCTGGGGCCGTTTCGGGTGCATACCTGGGGGCCGCTCGATGCCGCCGGCAAGCGCTACCCGCAGCACGGCGAAACGTGGGTCGGCATGATCGAGTTCACCACGCCGGTGAAAGCCTACGGCTTGATGACCTACGGAAATTCGCGGCAACCGGGCACCAAGCATCGTAGCGACCAGATCGCGCACAGCTCGAGGCACGAGTTCCGCGAGCTGTGGCTGCAACGCACACAGATCGAAGCCAACACAATCGCAACGACGGCGCTGAAGCCTTAG
- a CDS encoding sodium:proton antiporter encodes MANAWFVITGVLLIGFALAGTVLKRLPVTPSMFYLAAGAWLGPWGVGLLHIDALDDTAMLERLTEIAVIISLFTAGLKLRLPMTDRRWRVAVMLAGVAMVLTVAGITAFGVAIGLPLAAAVLLGAILAPTDPVLASDVQVTNANDGEPVRFSLTGEAGLNDGSAFPFVMLGLGLLGHHELGESGWRWWTVDLLWAVAAGLAIGTACGAGVARLVIYLRREHQEAVGLDEFLALGLIALSYGLTMLAGGYGFLAVFAAGLSMRRVEREHAEVAPSKAVKNAALSAEEQATGANTAPAYMAGAVLGFNEQLERLGELAVVVVVGSMLARIESIGPGLWLAVILFAVIRPLSTTIALLPTTLSRAQRAFIAWFGVRGIGSIYYLAFALAHGVDGPLARQLVDLTLVVVSASIVVHGVSVTPLMQLYSARRRR; translated from the coding sequence ATGGCGAACGCATGGTTCGTGATCACCGGCGTGCTGCTGATCGGGTTTGCCCTGGCCGGCACCGTGCTCAAACGCCTGCCGGTGACGCCGTCGATGTTCTACCTGGCCGCCGGCGCGTGGCTCGGGCCGTGGGGCGTGGGCCTGCTGCACATCGACGCCCTGGACGATACGGCGATGCTCGAACGGCTGACCGAAATTGCCGTGATCATCTCGCTGTTCACCGCCGGCCTGAAGCTGCGCCTGCCGATGACCGATCGCCGCTGGCGGGTGGCCGTGATGCTGGCCGGCGTGGCGATGGTGCTGACGGTGGCCGGAATCACCGCGTTCGGGGTCGCGATCGGCTTGCCGCTAGCGGCGGCGGTGCTGCTCGGCGCGATCCTCGCGCCGACCGATCCGGTGCTGGCGTCAGATGTCCAGGTCACCAACGCCAACGACGGCGAGCCGGTGCGGTTCAGCCTGACGGGCGAAGCCGGTCTCAACGACGGCAGCGCGTTTCCGTTCGTCATGCTGGGGCTGGGATTGCTGGGGCACCACGAACTGGGCGAGAGCGGATGGCGCTGGTGGACGGTCGATCTGCTCTGGGCAGTCGCCGCCGGTCTGGCGATCGGCACGGCGTGCGGCGCCGGCGTCGCGCGGCTCGTGATCTACCTGCGCCGCGAGCACCAGGAAGCGGTCGGTCTGGACGAGTTCCTCGCGCTTGGCCTGATTGCGCTGTCGTACGGCCTCACGATGCTCGCCGGCGGCTACGGTTTCCTCGCGGTGTTTGCGGCGGGCCTGTCGATGCGCCGGGTCGAGCGCGAGCACGCCGAGGTCGCGCCCTCCAAGGCCGTCAAGAACGCGGCCCTCAGTGCCGAGGAGCAGGCCACCGGCGCCAACACCGCCCCGGCCTACATGGCCGGCGCGGTGCTGGGCTTCAACGAACAACTCGAGCGGCTCGGCGAACTGGCGGTCGTGGTCGTGGTCGGGTCGATGCTGGCCCGCATTGAATCGATCGGGCCGGGCTTGTGGCTGGCGGTGATCCTGTTCGCGGTGATTCGGCCGCTCTCGACCACGATCGCGCTGCTGCCAACCACCCTGTCGCGCGCGCAACGGGCGTTTATCGCCTGGTTTGGCGTGCGCGGCATCGGGTCGATCTACTACCTCGCGTTCGCGCTGGCGCACGGCGTCGACGGCCCGCTGGCCCGCCAGCTCGTCGACCTCACCCTCGTCGTCGTCTCGGCCTCGATCGTGGTCCACGGCGTGTCGGTGACGCCGCTGATGCAGCTCTATTCGGCCCGCCGGCGGAGGTAA
- a CDS encoding AI-2E family transporter, with translation MTEAPNSLKPWITFAGSVLIVVVLYWAQAVLVPIALAVLISFVLAPPVTWLERWLGRVPAVLVVVTLVFVVLGLAGWGLARQMGNLAEDLPRYRVNILAKIADVRGAGKGGTVEKLQETIEEIKTDLGKTEVPKGQPAPPPVVVTSELASGFGWLEPIMAPLGTASLVVVLVIFILLERRDLRDRLIGLFGQGRLTVTTKAFDEAGSRVSRQLLMQSLASLVYGVVAGVGLYLLGVPYPLVWGALGAALRYIPYVGPMIGAAGPILASLAAMPGWTGPLSVMGMFVVLELFTNLVLETVLYAGAAGVSQVALLVSVAFWTWLWGPLGLLMATPLTVCVVVLGRHVPGLASIGTVMGDAPALAPEFSYYQRLLARDPGEAADIIERHIKSESWGSVYDALLLPALNYAERDRLERRLSDEEEGAVIEATRELLVDAADSMRRLQPPAPATGAPVLPGPREPLRVLGYAANGAADELSLTMLGHVLADLPIVIEMTKTRVLASELVALVHAQGVSVVCIADLPPSPPSKTRYLVKRLHAALPDVRIVVGRWSPAALADDSTQLLRDAGASLVCATLAETRDFLAGLVELPRIPAPVAAEPMTDV, from the coding sequence ATGACTGAAGCGCCGAACTCCCTGAAACCGTGGATCACATTCGCCGGCAGCGTGCTGATCGTGGTCGTCCTGTACTGGGCGCAAGCGGTGCTGGTGCCAATCGCGCTCGCCGTGCTGATTTCGTTCGTGCTGGCCCCGCCGGTGACCTGGCTCGAGCGCTGGCTCGGCCGCGTGCCGGCGGTGCTGGTGGTCGTCACCCTGGTCTTCGTCGTGCTGGGCCTGGCCGGTTGGGGCCTGGCCAGGCAGATGGGGAACCTCGCCGAGGACCTGCCGCGCTACCGCGTCAACATCCTCGCCAAGATCGCCGACGTGCGCGGCGCCGGCAAGGGCGGCACGGTCGAGAAGCTGCAGGAGACGATCGAGGAGATCAAGACCGACCTCGGCAAAACCGAGGTCCCGAAAGGACAGCCGGCACCCCCGCCGGTGGTGGTCACCTCCGAGCTCGCCTCGGGCTTTGGGTGGCTGGAGCCCATCATGGCCCCGCTCGGCACGGCCAGCCTGGTGGTGGTGCTGGTGATCTTCATCCTGCTCGAACGGCGCGACCTGCGCGATCGCCTGATCGGGCTGTTCGGGCAAGGCCGCCTGACGGTGACGACGAAGGCGTTTGATGAAGCCGGCAGCCGGGTCAGCCGCCAACTGCTGATGCAGTCGCTGGCCAGCCTCGTCTACGGCGTCGTGGCGGGAGTGGGCCTGTATCTCCTCGGCGTGCCCTATCCACTGGTGTGGGGCGCGCTCGGCGCGGCGCTTCGCTACATTCCATATGTCGGGCCGATGATCGGCGCCGCCGGTCCGATCCTGGCCAGCCTCGCCGCCATGCCAGGCTGGACCGGCCCCCTCTCGGTCATGGGCATGTTCGTCGTGCTCGAGTTGTTCACGAACCTGGTTCTCGAAACCGTCCTCTACGCAGGCGCGGCGGGCGTGTCGCAGGTCGCGCTGCTGGTGTCGGTCGCCTTCTGGACCTGGCTGTGGGGACCACTCGGCCTGCTGATGGCCACGCCACTCACGGTCTGCGTCGTCGTGCTCGGCCGGCACGTGCCGGGGCTGGCGTCGATCGGCACGGTGATGGGCGATGCGCCGGCGCTGGCGCCAGAGTTCAGCTACTACCAGCGGCTGCTCGCGCGCGATCCGGGCGAAGCCGCCGACATCATCGAGCGCCACATCAAGAGCGAGTCTTGGGGCTCGGTCTACGACGCCCTGCTGCTGCCGGCGCTCAACTACGCCGAGCGCGATCGGCTGGAGCGCCGCTTGTCGGACGAAGAAGAGGGCGCGGTGATCGAGGCCACCCGCGAGTTGCTGGTGGACGCGGCGGATTCGATGCGCCGCCTGCAGCCGCCGGCGCCGGCCACCGGCGCGCCGGTCCTGCCCGGACCTCGCGAGCCGCTGCGCGTGCTGGGGTACGCCGCCAACGGCGCGGCCGACGAGTTGTCGCTGACCATGCTCGGGCACGTGCTCGCCGACCTGCCGATCGTCATCGAGATGACGAAGACGCGCGTGCTGGCGTCGGAGTTGGTGGCACTGGTCCACGCGCAAGGCGTCTCGGTGGTGTGCATCGCCGACCTGCCACCGAGCCCGCCATCGAAGACGCGGTACCTGGTGAAGCGCCTGCACGCCGCGCTGCCCGACGTGCGCATTGTCGTCGGCCGATGGAGTCCGGCGGCGCTGGCCGATGACTCCACGCAGTTACTGCGCGACGCCGGCGCCTCGCTGGTTTGCGCCACGCTCGCCGAAACACGGGATTTCCTGGCGGGCCTGGTCGAACTGCCGCGGATCCCTGCGCCCGTGGCCGCCGAGCCGATGACCGATGTTTAA
- a CDS encoding YihY/virulence factor BrkB family protein — MLVRLMSMAVFLKLFGAAARAWWDDDATRLGASLAYYTLFAIAPILLVATAIAGAAFGEEAVRGEIVGQLDSLVGREGALAVQSLLEGASRRRAGAIATVIGATTFLVAATGAFLELQVALNTIWRVKVSEGINLKSFLLDRLRSFGLVVAVGFLLLVSLAVTAALAALNAWLTRLSPELPFVWSAIGMLVSLVVTTGLFAMLFRFLPDVRLHWRDVTTGALVTAVLFALGQQVIGLYLGQSSMASAYGAAGSMMVLLLWVYYSCQILLFGAEFTRVYAESRGRRPKPESFAEKDPDAIK, encoded by the coding sequence ATGCTGGTGAGACTGATGAGCATGGCGGTGTTCCTGAAGCTGTTTGGCGCGGCGGCCAGGGCGTGGTGGGACGATGACGCGACGCGGCTTGGCGCCTCGCTCGCGTATTACACGTTGTTTGCGATCGCGCCCATTCTGCTGGTCGCGACCGCGATCGCGGGCGCGGCCTTCGGCGAAGAGGCGGTGCGCGGCGAGATTGTCGGTCAGCTCGATTCGCTGGTCGGACGCGAAGGCGCGCTCGCGGTGCAGAGTTTGCTCGAGGGCGCCAGCCGACGGCGGGCCGGCGCCATTGCCACGGTGATTGGCGCCACCACGTTCCTGGTGGCCGCCACCGGCGCGTTCCTCGAATTGCAGGTCGCGCTCAACACGATCTGGCGCGTCAAGGTCAGCGAGGGCATCAACCTGAAGTCGTTCCTGTTGGACCGTTTGCGATCGTTCGGGCTGGTGGTCGCGGTCGGTTTCCTGCTGCTGGTGTCGCTGGCGGTGACGGCAGCGCTGGCCGCGCTCAATGCCTGGCTGACCCGCCTCTCCCCCGAACTCCCCTTCGTCTGGAGCGCCATCGGCATGCTGGTGTCGCTCGTGGTCACCACGGGCCTCTTTGCCATGCTGTTCCGTTTCCTGCCCGACGTTCGTCTGCATTGGCGGGACGTGACGACCGGCGCGCTGGTGACGGCGGTACTCTTTGCCCTGGGCCAACAGGTGATCGGGTTGTACCTGGGGCAGAGCAGCATGGCCTCGGCTTACGGCGCCGCGGGATCGATGATGGTGCTGCTGCTGTGGGTGTACTACTCGTGCCAGATTCTGTTGTTCGGCGCGGAGTTCACCCGGGTCTACGCCGAGAGCCGGGGCCGCAGGCCCAAGCCGGAGTCGTTCGCGGAGAAGGATCCTGACGCCATTAAGTGA
- a CDS encoding DEAD/DEAH box helicase codes for MDFNKLRTATKKPKAIDPLEIFRRLPKAPGINDLYTSQAEVLQSWFAKRSDRDVVLKLHTGGGKTLVGLLLAQSSLNELGDPVLYLTVNNQLVNQTVAKAISYGIDAVPYTAGVPLDEDFKNGTKVMVATYAALFHGKSKFGVRGGANAPVSVSAVVLDDAHAAFSVLRDQFTLAVEQKTAKELYAALTNTFRAAFREIGKVGTFDDIVNGDDYGVIEVPYWAWREKLDAVQELLKARSADYALVWPLLRDNLHLCHALITRSTFSITPALPLVNAIPTFFDAPRRVYMSATIADDSEIIRTFGAGLEAVSSALTSRSLAGVSERMIIIPELMPSRFDVVASAKKLLQATASKKKGAVVLVPSTKAAANWTDIATLPANTQAVEVAVEELQTGQGFGPVVFASRYDGIDLPGNACRLLVIDGLPVGTSDYELFRAAALHGATAITRMLAQRIEQGMGRGARGAGDHCVVLMLGRNLSAWVAKASNFRYLTSATRAQLEMGQTISKSIANTKELGAAILKSYNREKDWTEFHAETLADLVDETAVDKASFKLAAAERKAVDLWQDGHHESAIARIQKALADQAPDDQTVGWFEQLSARIADSWGHSERAQELQRSAYSNNRNLQRPKVLPPYRPIPEPNDQAKAIVARVEEYKPRRGFMQAFEEAVSALDKNASANQFEQALADLGRMIGLSAERHDENGEGPDVLWLFPSKIGWVIEAKSRKKAAAALKKEEHGQLLVAKEWFSKNYPGFGVVAVSMHPEAKATKAAGAYASHALTYEKLAMLVSDARTLLTAACDSQLPKEELARECARLLGKSPVAADKLAKTYLQPFAEL; via the coding sequence GTGGATTTCAACAAGCTGCGAACGGCAACTAAGAAGCCGAAGGCCATAGATCCGCTCGAGATCTTCCGCCGCCTGCCGAAGGCGCCGGGCATCAATGATCTGTACACCAGCCAAGCCGAGGTATTGCAGTCCTGGTTCGCGAAGCGCTCCGACCGCGATGTCGTCTTGAAGCTGCATACCGGCGGCGGAAAGACGTTGGTCGGCCTCCTCCTCGCGCAGTCGTCCCTGAACGAACTCGGCGACCCAGTACTGTATCTGACCGTTAACAACCAACTCGTGAACCAAACGGTCGCCAAGGCAATCTCCTACGGGATCGACGCCGTTCCTTACACGGCGGGCGTGCCCCTGGACGAGGACTTCAAGAACGGCACCAAGGTGATGGTCGCGACCTATGCCGCGCTATTCCACGGCAAGAGCAAGTTTGGCGTCCGGGGCGGCGCCAATGCACCGGTCAGCGTTTCCGCCGTCGTACTCGACGATGCGCATGCCGCATTTTCGGTGCTGCGGGACCAGTTCACTCTGGCAGTTGAACAAAAGACGGCGAAGGAGCTCTATGCGGCCCTCACGAATACGTTCCGCGCAGCGTTTCGCGAAATTGGCAAGGTGGGAACGTTCGACGACATTGTTAACGGCGATGACTATGGCGTCATCGAGGTTCCATACTGGGCGTGGCGCGAGAAGCTCGATGCGGTACAGGAACTTCTGAAAGCGCGATCGGCGGACTACGCACTGGTGTGGCCCCTTCTGCGTGACAACCTGCACCTATGCCACGCCCTGATCACTCGCTCGACATTTTCGATTACACCGGCGCTCCCTCTGGTGAACGCGATCCCCACGTTCTTCGATGCACCGCGTCGCGTTTACATGTCCGCAACGATCGCAGACGACAGTGAGATCATCCGCACGTTCGGTGCGGGGCTGGAGGCCGTAAGCAGTGCGCTGACGTCTCGGTCGTTGGCAGGCGTCAGCGAGCGCATGATCATCATTCCGGAACTGATGCCATCGCGGTTCGATGTGGTCGCCAGCGCCAAGAAGCTGCTTCAAGCAACCGCATCGAAGAAGAAGGGCGCTGTGGTACTCGTGCCGTCAACTAAGGCGGCCGCCAACTGGACCGACATCGCGACCTTGCCGGCAAACACCCAGGCTGTTGAGGTGGCGGTGGAGGAACTACAGACGGGTCAAGGTTTCGGACCGGTCGTATTTGCCAGTCGCTACGACGGCATCGATCTTCCTGGAAATGCCTGCCGACTTCTGGTGATCGACGGCCTTCCGGTAGGCACGTCAGACTACGAGTTGTTCAGAGCCGCAGCATTGCACGGCGCGACCGCGATCACGCGAATGCTTGCGCAAAGGATCGAGCAAGGCATGGGGCGCGGAGCCCGAGGTGCTGGCGACCACTGCGTGGTATTGATGCTCGGAAGGAACTTGTCAGCGTGGGTGGCTAAAGCGAGCAACTTTCGATATCTGACGAGTGCGACAAGGGCCCAGCTTGAAATGGGCCAGACCATCAGCAAGTCCATCGCGAATACCAAGGAACTCGGCGCAGCGATCCTGAAGTCGTACAACCGTGAAAAAGACTGGACAGAATTTCACGCGGAGACGCTCGCGGATCTCGTCGACGAAACCGCGGTGGACAAAGCTAGCTTCAAGTTGGCAGCTGCGGAGCGGAAAGCGGTCGACCTTTGGCAGGATGGCCATCATGAATCGGCTATCGCCCGAATCCAGAAGGCGTTGGCGGACCAGGCACCCGATGATCAGACGGTCGGTTGGTTCGAGCAGTTGTCGGCCCGTATCGCCGACTCGTGGGGACACTCGGAAAGGGCGCAAGAGTTGCAGCGTAGCGCCTATTCCAACAATCGGAATTTACAGCGACCGAAGGTGCTGCCGCCGTATCGACCAATACCTGAGCCGAACGATCAAGCCAAGGCGATTGTTGCTCGCGTAGAAGAATACAAACCGAGACGCGGTTTCATGCAGGCGTTCGAGGAAGCGGTATCGGCGCTCGACAAGAATGCCTCAGCGAACCAGTTCGAACAGGCACTCGCCGATCTCGGTCGAATGATTGGCCTCTCCGCCGAACGTCACGACGAAAACGGAGAAGGGCCAGACGTGTTGTGGCTCTTCCCGTCGAAGATTGGCTGGGTCATCGAAGCCAAGAGCCGTAAAAAGGCTGCGGCTGCATTGAAAAAGGAAGAGCACGGTCAACTCCTCGTCGCGAAGGAGTGGTTCTCTAAGAACTATCCGGGCTTCGGGGTTGTAGCGGTGTCAATGCACCCCGAGGCTAAGGCGACGAAGGCCGCTGGTGCTTACGCGTCGCACGCATTGACGTACGAAAAGCTAGCGATGCTGGTTTCGGACGCACGAACGTTGCTAACTGCCGCCTGTGATTCACAGTTGCCCAAAGAGGAACTCGCGCGTGAGTGCGCCAGACTGCTAGGTAAATCGCCTGTTGCTGCCGACAAATTGGCAAAAACCTACCTGCAGCCCTTTGCAGAGCTGTGA
- a CDS encoding class I SAM-dependent DNA methyltransferase, with the protein MARTKKKAETESAPAPTSLKNKNGANLGFEAQLFQAADKLRKNLEPSDYKHVALGLIFLKHISNAFEAKHEQLLKEDPSIAEDSDEYLAENVFWVPKEARWSYLQANAKQPTIGKIIDDAMLAIETSNASLKGVLPKDYNRPALDKVMLGELIDLVSGIGMGEPGDKARDILGRVYEYFLGGFAGSEGKRGGEFYTPQSVVRVLVEMLEPYKGRVYDPCCGSGGMFVQSEKFVESHGGRLGDIAIYGQESNYTTWRLAKMNLAVRGIDADIRWNNEGSFHKDELRDLRFDYILANPPFNDSDWGGERLREDARWSYGAPPAGNANFAWLQHILWHLAPRGAAGVVLANGSMSSTQNGEDEIRKAMVEADVIDCMVVLPGQLFYSTQIPACLWFLTRNKNPGGKWRDRRGEILFIDGRKLGALVDRTRKELSPNDVTRITDTYHAWRGEADCGPYSDQPGFCKSVEREAIVNHGFVLTPGRYVGAPDVEDDSASFPARYASLRSELESQFSVAHHLQEQIRATLERTRRDD; encoded by the coding sequence ATGGCTCGCACCAAGAAAAAGGCAGAGACGGAGTCCGCACCAGCTCCTACCAGCCTGAAGAACAAGAACGGCGCCAACCTGGGCTTCGAAGCCCAATTGTTTCAGGCCGCCGACAAGCTTCGCAAGAATCTCGAGCCGTCGGATTACAAGCACGTCGCCCTGGGCCTGATTTTTCTGAAACACATCTCGAATGCGTTTGAGGCGAAACACGAGCAGCTGCTGAAAGAAGACCCGTCGATTGCCGAGGACTCCGACGAGTATCTCGCAGAGAACGTGTTCTGGGTCCCAAAGGAGGCGCGCTGGTCGTATCTCCAGGCGAACGCCAAGCAACCAACGATTGGCAAGATCATTGACGACGCCATGTTGGCGATTGAGACATCAAACGCGAGCCTCAAAGGCGTTCTTCCGAAGGATTACAACCGGCCCGCGCTCGACAAGGTCATGCTGGGGGAGTTGATTGACCTGGTCTCCGGCATCGGCATGGGCGAACCGGGCGACAAGGCGCGCGACATTCTCGGACGGGTTTACGAATACTTCCTCGGCGGTTTCGCCGGTTCGGAAGGCAAGCGCGGCGGCGAGTTCTACACGCCGCAGTCCGTCGTCCGCGTCCTCGTCGAGATGCTGGAGCCCTACAAGGGCCGTGTCTACGATCCCTGCTGCGGTTCCGGCGGCATGTTCGTTCAGTCAGAGAAATTCGTCGAGAGCCACGGCGGACGCCTCGGCGACATTGCTATTTATGGTCAGGAGTCGAACTATACGACATGGCGGCTGGCCAAAATGAATCTCGCCGTTCGCGGCATTGACGCCGATATTCGCTGGAACAACGAGGGAAGTTTTCACAAGGATGAACTAAGGGATCTTCGTTTCGACTACATACTGGCCAATCCACCTTTTAATGACTCCGACTGGGGCGGCGAACGTCTTCGTGAAGACGCTCGTTGGTCATACGGAGCGCCCCCAGCCGGAAATGCGAACTTCGCTTGGCTTCAGCACATTCTCTGGCACTTAGCGCCTCGCGGTGCCGCAGGCGTGGTCTTGGCGAACGGTTCTATGTCTTCCACGCAGAACGGTGAGGACGAAATCCGCAAAGCCATGGTCGAGGCCGATGTGATCGACTGCATGGTCGTGCTTCCGGGCCAATTGTTCTATTCAACTCAGATTCCCGCCTGTCTTTGGTTCTTGACACGCAACAAGAATCCTGGCGGCAAGTGGCGCGATCGACGAGGCGAGATCCTTTTTATCGACGGAAGGAAACTTGGCGCATTAGTCGACCGCACGCGCAAAGAACTCAGCCCCAACGACGTCACGCGGATTACTGATACGTACCACGCATGGCGTGGCGAAGCAGACTGCGGACCGTACTCAGATCAGCCTGGTTTCTGCAAGAGCGTCGAGCGCGAAGCGATTGTCAATCACGGGTTCGTGTTAACCCCGGGCCGATACGTAGGGGCGCCGGACGTGGAGGATGATTCGGCATCGTTCCCGGCCCGCTACGCCTCGCTCCGCTCCGAGCTGGAAAGCCAGTTCTCTGTTGCCCATCATCTCCAAGAGCAGATCAGAGCGACCCTGGAGAGGACTCGGCGTGACGACTAG